Below is a window of Solanum stenotomum isolate F172 chromosome 7, ASM1918654v1, whole genome shotgun sequence DNA.
GTCCATTCCATTTTTCTTCATTGGCACCAATCAGAAAGAAAAGCCATATTTTTGCCCATTTGGTTGAAAGCTACACAGCACCAGAagcaagaaaatgaaaaggcgCAGAAGTCAACATAGATATGAGGTTTGAATTTGGACAAATACACCAATATGCATGTTATCTGATAGTAtcttttttgttcctttcattTTCAAAGCACTTTTTAGGCCATTGGAATTGGAGTGTTGCTGCTGGTACAGTGTGTGTTACATTGGAGGACCCTTTGAATCCCAGCAGTCAATTTATCTGACTCCCATCTCCTTCCTTGCTAACAGCTCAGGACAACCTTACGCTCTTAACGCACTTAATTTCCTAACATAAAATTGGAACTTTTCTTAACCTGTTAATTAAAGACCAAGAGAACAAGTTCCAATTGAGTGAACTTATCAGCTTCCAGATCTATTCTGAATCTGGCTTCTACTGTTCTCATTTGGTACTATTAGACAGACCACATCGAAATGGCAGGAGATCAACCTAAATTTCATTGGGGATAGACACAAGAATAGAAGCTGGTGGACTGTGTTGTGTCTGCTGTCGTCTTTCTTGCCATCTTCTTCATACTCTGTTAATATTGGCATTGACCATATTCAGGATTAAGTTACCTCGCATTAAAATGGCATCCAAGTATTTTCCATACGTATCTACTGGTCTGCTCTACAAATAAAACTGAACATTACCTTGGACCTTAAGATTCAGCTTGAAAACCCAAGTAAAGCCAGCTTCAGGCATATGGCAGGCAAAAGACGACTGCACGCTCCACACCTAACAAGTTTTGAGGTATTTATGTGTGTTTGGGATGCAATTTTCTGCAAGGCTATGTAGTACTGGTTCTTAAATTCATTGGGGTAGACACCGTTTGTGAAGCCTGAGATTCTTAAGCTAAATAGTCTGATATCGTGCATTATCAAGGAAGTGATGAGATGCCAACTGGACTGAAATTTATGTAAAGACCAGCTTGAGCAAAGTCAGTTTATGAAACATTTCTCCACTAACAATCATTGATCATCATTAGACATAAAGTTCATGGAAGTACCAAAATGGCCACCAATcaactatcaaaataaatagagaCTTTTGTCCACATCAGAAGTTGCAACAAAAGCCTATACATTATACTGATACAAGAGTACAGTCACTCAATACTGATTAAATTCTACATAATTAGTACATAAAACTCCTAGAATTAAAAGTAACAGTCATGATTTCAACAACCTAAACACTATGTTAATGCTCTATGACATCCAAGTTCGAGGTTAGCCACCACACTGAAAATGAGTGAGGTTGTCATGTACTAGAATCAATCTCCGGCAGAGAACCCAGATTTCTTCACATAGTTGCAACataaatataatcaaaatataaGCTTTTTGCATAATCCTTTGTCAATTCTTTTATAACGACTTGCAGGCTTCATAGGAGCACCAGGGCAAGTATCAGAAACTCCACTAAGGTGAGGTGCATAGGTAGGTGTCTTGTATCCATCAGAATCTGAAAGTGGAGTTGAGGCTTTCGAATGATGATCCTCATTCTGTTCTGAGGTAATAACTTGTAGGAGAGAATTGTACAACATTTCAAATAACATCTCATCCTCAGACACCGTTCCCACATTGTCCAAGTGATCAACATTTTCATTGAAATTCAAAGTCTCCTCAAAGTTAAGCTGACGTGTCACTTTGGCTCGTGAATCTGTAAAATACTTTTTACATTGTGGGGCAAGCATTAGTTCATCTGGTCCAGGAGCAAATGGATCAAACCCAAACCCCTTGGGAGTCTGTCGACTTCCTTCATTTGTATAAACCATGTCACCAAAAAGTTGAGAATTAAAGCAATAACGAGTCCTGTGAAGAGAAGACCAAACTGGTGAACAACACCCATCTACGTGGTCGCCACCTTCTTGGGTGGAATCAGGTGTGATTGGACCTAGAGGATCAGATGGCAATTCTGCTCTTGGAGACTGATCACCACATCCCTTCAATTTCTTAACAATGGAGTAGTGAGACAAACTTTCTTCCTTATTTCCATCAGAACCAACATGAGTACTGTCCATTATTCCTGCACTATTCACTAATAAAGATACGAGTTTTGATATgaaaaatatggtcaatgcaaggtTAAAGTGTAAATAGGTAATTGGAGGATTTAGCAATTTATCCACAATCATATAACTTGTTATCACATGACCACCAACACATGTGTAGTATGTCTGAAAGTCTATGACTAAAACCAAACCTCTACTGCTAgcaatcaaaagaaaaatgtagTATTTCTTGTTGAGGAGAATAGATATAGGAAAATTCCATGTTGAAAGCTACTACTAGAAAAGCTAATCTGACGAGTTCATCCTTGAATAAATTGGGGGCTTGGCCGACTGCCCTAACCTGGAGATCAATTTTAGGTTTTTGCAACACTACTAGGGCAAAGCCATAACTAAtcaaaggaaaaggagaaaccAATACAAGTGTATATTGCAGATCGACTGAAATGAGCAACTAAAGAATGCAAAGTTTTACCTCAAACAGCAACAAAAGATCTATACACACCGCAAGCCGGAAATGTAGTAGGAGATCCCCTTCTACACAAAATCAACTAGAGGTACcattaattctcaaaattaaatattgtaGTAACAAGTTTGACCAGTCAACATCAATATCCACTTCAAAAATTGGGAATAAGAGGCActtcaattttgttatttgcTAAGCATTTGGACATGCTATATGAAATCACCGTTTGTACATgttattctccaaaaatcatgattttggctttttcaaatataaaaattgattcacaaatttatattttgtgaaaaaaataactCCACATTTATAAATACTTACCATTTATTTcttatgtaaaataaaatttataattcatatcatTAGTTTTTAAaccggaaaagggtcaaaactgTCTTTTAACAtattgaaaatggctcaaaaatGTCATCCTCCACCtatttgattaaaataaatGCCCTATTTAAGCTTAAAATTACCCTTTCTTTTAAGAGAAGCTGATGTggcataaattaattttgtaattaaatatataacattat
It encodes the following:
- the LOC125871007 gene encoding uncharacterized protein LOC125871007, with the protein product MDSTHVGSDGNKEESLSHYSIVKKLKGCGDQSPRAELPSDPLGPITPDSTQEGGDHVDGCCSPVWSSLHRTRYCFNSQLFGDMVYTNEGSRQTPKGFGFDPFAPGPDELMLAPQCKKYFTDSRAKVTRQLNFEETLNFNENVDHLDNVGTVSEDEMLFEMLYNSLLQVITSEQNEDHHSKASTPLSDSDGYKTPTYAPHLSGVSDTCPGAPMKPASRYKRIDKGLCKKLIF